The following are encoded together in the Spirochaetota bacterium genome:
- a CDS encoding pitrilysin family protein, producing the protein MTSEYTAKRPGRHARARFVVPAALMLLGMPFASLGDAAQKSALPGKPRKPVKQAETRKTEIPAPSIAEREMKPAELSLPPVEEYELLNGMRVFYIRDELPQFSIVAIAGFGKLYEGRLNAGISDLLARALTLGGSKRYPGDRLHEAVERVGGRIAISASWETVNITIRVLERHADLALDIMADLLADPELDERSIADARAMMVEEIRRKKDSPSTLAIEKVREIIFDGVGYGSVPSEQSVNSISQAELRTAFNNHFRAGNMAVGAVGAIEAVAARGRIEKALSGVARGARVAYRFDAEKAAAAVRAGAKKIYFIERPVPQATIVIGTLAPPVADPDSHSLGVMNFILGEGSFNSRLVREIRVDRGLSYAVQSVLRQRKETGVFLAFAQTNTAQSPLTLRLILENMEKMATSPVTPDELVWARQSLINSYIFEFETPLDVLEKYMTVYHMGLPISYITDYQRNVAGVGADAVLKSGKKLFEQGSVRLVLGEGSLKKELAKFGEVVVVRP; encoded by the coding sequence ATGACCTCCGAATATACCGCAAAAAGACCGGGCCGCCACGCGCGTGCGCGCTTCGTTGTGCCGGCCGCACTCATGCTGTTGGGAATGCCGTTCGCGTCGCTCGGCGACGCGGCGCAGAAATCCGCCCTGCCGGGGAAACCGCGGAAACCCGTTAAACAGGCCGAGACGCGAAAGACGGAGATCCCCGCTCCTTCCATCGCGGAACGGGAGATGAAACCCGCCGAATTGTCGCTGCCCCCGGTGGAGGAGTATGAGCTTCTGAACGGTATGAGGGTATTCTATATACGGGACGAATTGCCGCAGTTTTCCATTGTCGCAATCGCGGGATTCGGCAAGCTCTACGAGGGCAGGCTGAATGCGGGCATTTCCGACCTGCTCGCGAGAGCTTTGACCCTGGGTGGATCGAAGCGCTATCCCGGCGACCGACTGCATGAAGCTGTGGAAAGAGTGGGCGGACGCATTGCGATAAGCGCCTCATGGGAGACCGTGAACATTACCATCCGCGTGCTCGAGCGCCACGCGGACCTGGCGCTCGATATAATGGCCGACCTTCTGGCCGATCCTGAGCTCGATGAGCGTTCGATAGCCGACGCCAGGGCGATGATGGTGGAGGAGATCAGGCGAAAAAAGGACAGCCCGTCGACCCTCGCCATAGAGAAGGTGCGGGAAATCATTTTCGACGGGGTGGGGTACGGTTCGGTCCCGAGCGAGCAGTCGGTTAATTCGATCAGCCAGGCCGAACTGAGGACCGCGTTCAACAATCACTTCCGCGCCGGGAACATGGCCGTCGGGGCCGTCGGCGCGATCGAGGCGGTCGCCGCTCGCGGGCGTATCGAGAAAGCGCTGTCGGGGGTCGCGCGTGGCGCGCGCGTGGCGTACCGGTTCGACGCGGAAAAGGCGGCCGCGGCCGTGCGCGCGGGCGCGAAGAAGATATACTTTATCGAGCGGCCCGTGCCTCAGGCGACCATCGTCATCGGCACGCTGGCGCCCCCCGTGGCCGACCCGGACTCGCATTCGCTCGGTGTAATGAACTTCATCCTCGGCGAGGGCTCGTTCAATTCGCGGCTGGTGCGGGAGATCAGGGTGGACCGCGGGCTTTCTTATGCGGTGCAGTCGGTGCTGCGGCAGCGGAAGGAGACGGGGGTCTTTCTGGCGTTTGCCCAGACCAATACCGCGCAGTCGCCGCTTACGCTGCGGCTGATACTCGAGAACATGGAAAAGATGGCCACCTCGCCGGTCACCCCCGACGAGCTCGTATGGGCCCGGCAATCGCTGATAAACAGCTATATCTTCGAATTCGAGACGCCGCTTGACGTGCTCGAAAAATACATGACGGTGTATCACATGGGCCTTCCTATTTCTTATATCACCGACTACCAGCGGAATGTCGCGGGTGTCGGCGCTGACGCGGTTCTGAAAAGCGGTAAAAAGCTCTTCGAACAGGGCTCCGTGCGGCTGGTTCTGGGAGAGGGGTCGCTGAAAAAGGAACTGGCCAAATTCGGCGAGGTGGTCGTCGTCCGGCCCTGA
- a CDS encoding pitrilysin family protein, protein MAGGIRRVLCLCAILFLLPQASSYGEPASGFDFLKKNVQTRTLGNGINVIALNRGYSPTLALIISFRVGSVDESYRTAGAAHMLEHMLFKGTDVIGTKDYKKEKKLLVEIEAIGEALDGLRISNPGDRRIPILEKKLGKLEGDHAKFVVSSPYDRIYSEIGGVGFNASTSRDMTSYFIEVPSEKLELWAQTESERLRNPVLREYYKERNTVVEERLMRYDSKGLEGLVERFIAAAFIAHPYRHPIIGWESGIRSMSIKDVRDFFRTHYIPSRMTITVVGRQEPDKTFAVIEKYFGRIRAVGEPSPIKTREPATAGERRLEYYFDANPYVLIGWQKPTFPSEVDFTCDVIAGILADGKTSRLYRSLVLEKRIAVSVDAWNAFPGIRYDNLFVIAAAPRAPHTPQEVEAAIYEEIGKLAAEVGREEIEKVINRNESSTVLDFQSNKGIARTLNHYQTILGDWTYLLRHLDEIRLVTPERVRRTIDEYFTRENRTVGVLLNKKDRK, encoded by the coding sequence GTCCAAACGAGGACCCTTGGGAACGGCATCAACGTGATTGCGCTCAACCGCGGTTATTCTCCCACGCTCGCGCTCATCATATCGTTTCGCGTGGGATCGGTTGATGAAAGCTACCGGACCGCCGGCGCCGCGCACATGCTCGAGCACATGCTCTTCAAAGGCACCGATGTCATCGGCACGAAGGATTATAAAAAAGAGAAAAAGCTCCTGGTCGAGATCGAGGCCATAGGCGAGGCCCTTGACGGCCTGCGAATATCGAACCCCGGCGACCGGCGCATTCCGATTCTGGAAAAAAAGCTCGGGAAGCTTGAGGGTGACCACGCGAAATTCGTGGTGAGTTCCCCCTATGACCGCATATACAGCGAGATCGGCGGCGTGGGTTTCAACGCGTCAACCTCGCGCGACATGACATCCTATTTCATAGAAGTGCCTTCAGAGAAGCTTGAACTGTGGGCGCAGACGGAATCCGAGCGCCTTAGAAATCCGGTGCTGAGAGAGTATTATAAGGAGCGCAACACCGTCGTCGAGGAGCGCCTAATGCGGTATGACTCGAAGGGGCTGGAGGGCCTGGTCGAGCGTTTCATCGCGGCCGCGTTCATTGCGCATCCATACCGCCATCCGATAATCGGCTGGGAGTCCGGAATACGGAGCATGTCGATCAAGGACGTACGTGATTTTTTCAGGACGCACTATATCCCCTCCCGCATGACGATAACCGTGGTTGGGCGCCAGGAGCCCGATAAAACATTCGCCGTAATCGAAAAGTATTTCGGACGGATCAGGGCGGTCGGGGAGCCCTCGCCGATCAAAACGCGCGAGCCGGCGACGGCCGGCGAACGGCGCCTGGAGTATTATTTCGACGCCAATCCATACGTCCTGATAGGCTGGCAGAAGCCGACGTTTCCCTCGGAGGTCGATTTCACATGCGATGTTATCGCGGGGATCCTCGCCGACGGCAAGACCTCGCGTTTGTACCGGTCGCTCGTGCTCGAGAAGCGGATAGCCGTTTCGGTCGACGCGTGGAACGCCTTCCCCGGCATACGCTATGACAATCTCTTCGTCATCGCCGCGGCGCCGCGCGCCCCGCACACCCCGCAGGAGGTCGAGGCCGCCATCTACGAGGAGATCGGGAAGCTGGCCGCGGAAGTGGGCCGCGAGGAAATCGAAAAAGTCATAAACCGGAATGAATCGTCGACGGTGCTGGACTTCCAGTCGAACAAGGGAATCGCCCGCACGCTGAATCACTACCAGACGATACTGGGAGACTGGACGTACCTCCTGCGCCATCTTGACGAGATCAGACTCGTTACGCCCGAACGCGTCAGGCGGACGATCGATGAGTACTTCACCAGGGAGAACAGGACGGTGGGCGTGTTATTAAACAAAAAGGACAGGAAATGA